AGCCGAGCTTCAACTACGCCCTTGCCAACGGCAGCCTGTTTGCTCGGTTCGCCAAGTCTGCTGAGTCTTCCATTGAAAGAGTACATGAATTTAACCATTTCACTATGTTTGCTTCGTTATGTGTTGGGAATGATTCGCAGTTTGTTACTTGTATTCGGTTATTTGTAGTGGATGTGTTGGGATTAGTCATTTAAGTTTGGCAACTATGCGGATTATCTGTTTGATAGATAGACTGCGGCTGGGAAGtaagaagaataagaaatagTGATAGTGAAGCAACTCAACCTATAGGATTTTATTGAGAAACCTCAGCGGGGTCGCGTCAATTCCTCTATAGACATCACCGGATCAAAGTACTTCAGATTCCCCTGGTTTCAGAAAGCTGTTTAGGTGTCACAAAAGTCACTAAGATTTATTATGCAATGAACTTAAAAGAAATGAAACTCTGAAATACATTAGATAAAGATTTAGAGAAGATGCACATGATCTAACAGCTACTTTTTGCTTACTTTAGCTGCATATAAAGATAATGCTATCCGAAATATTCTGTTTCAAACAGTTCAAAAGCAGATTTTGGATTCTTTTACCTTTTGGTTTTCCTGTTTTGTAGGTATCAATGTCAAATACAATTAGGATTTCATTCCTTATGTGCTTGGATATTTGTTTTATTAACAAAGAACAATCTGTTCTGAGCATTTCTTACATGTCTATTGTTGAGCAGACAATATTTGACTTCCGATTTTTGGCGCTACTGGCTGTTGGAGGTTCATTGGCTGGTTCACTATTGTGCTTTCTCAATGTACGTAATTTCTCTTTTCCTTATGTTCTCTATTCTTACTTGAGGAGAAAAAATAAATGCCTTGAGGTCTTCAACTCTGAACATATCAATGTAAGATATGATTACACTATTAACTATAGTTTCTGCACTTGTTCATACTCATATTACATTCAACTTTGCAGGGTTGTGTTTATATTGTAGATGCCTATAGAGTTTATTGGGGTAGTTGTGTCAAAGGGCATCACACTGGTCAAATGGTTCTGCGACTAGTTGAAGCAATTGgtagagttttctgaattttctTTGTATATTGTATCTTTAATATGCTTCAAAGTTTTAGCCAATATCCACGTCTTGAAGCACTTAATATAGATTTATTATGTAATATACTAAATTGCCTGCTTCATTCGTTCTTGACGTGGTAAAACTCATTGTCTGCAACCTTTACCTCTTTGATGCAGATGTTTATCTTGCTGGGACTGTCATGTTAATATTTGGTATGGGATTGTATGGATTATTTATCAGTAATGTGCCTAATGATGTGCCTTCCAACGCTGATCGTGCTTTGAAGGGATCTTCTTTGTTTGGAATGTTTGCTTTGAAGGTAATCTTAACTCCCTTCCCTGCACGTATAATTGGCATTTGCTTCTCAGAACTTCACAGATATTAACAGATGCTAACAGAATATAATATCCTTTATTGACATTGCTATCCTGCTACCTCTAAATGGAGAACTTCTTATTGAAATACTTTGCAATGAGAACTCTTAAAAGTTGTCTAGTAGCATCTAATTTCTAGACTATAATATCAAGTACACTCTGTGTCATAGGAAGAGGCACAAAGACAATCATTATGATTAGATGCCAAGTAGGATATGGACTTAAAATCAATGAATATGTTTCCATGGCACTTGCATGGTATTTACAACCTACATTTACATCCTTACTGGCATtattttctggttttctttCGCCGACAGAATGAAGTCCTTAGTTATTTAAAGTGGATATCATTTTTCCTGCCCTTCATTCCTCTCTGAATTTCCACTTTTGGCATTTAGCATTGCTTTTTACAACATTACCAAGATAACCGGATGATTGTTTGGCTCTGTAGGAGAGGCCTAAATGGATGAAAATTAGCTCACTTGATGAATTGAAGACGAAAGTGGGGCATGTTATTGTCATGATTCTTCTGGTAAAGATGTTTGAGAGGAGCAAGATGGTGCAGATAACCACTGGTTTGGATCTACTGAGCTATTCTGTCTGTATTTTTCTGTCTTCTGCTTCTTTGTACATCCTTCATAATCTACACAAGGAAGGATAATGTTTTCAGACATCTATACTATATAATGTAAATTTTTTCAGGTATCTATAGTATATAATGTAAATTTGGCTCACCTTCACATTAATATATACATCTCCCAAATTAATTTTGGAGTGTTCGTGAAGCATCTTGATAAGAATGGCTATAATGAAAATCAACCAAGAGCTGAGTAGGCAGAGTAGCTCCTTCTGTTTGGAAGTGCTTGAAGGGATAGTTGGGATTTGATGGATGGTGAAGGGTGAAATGAGAACTACACATTAACATTACTGGAAGTGAAATGAGAAAAGGCAGTCCACCCTCCACGGTCATTTTGATACTTTACTAGAGTTTCATCACTGGTCTAGCTCTCCTATTATTCACCATGTTAAGCACCCATTACCTTTGATCAGCCTCAACTGGCCTCCGAGGTAGACTTTTTCAAGCTACTCGTCATGCGTCTCAGTCAAACTGTGCTTACAGCTTAGCCAACCATGTTGCACGGATGTCTTCTTCAACTTCATCACATTGTGAAGTTCAACTACTGTGGATTTACTTCAAATTGTCTCAGGAATTGATCCATTTTAGGAAGATATTCCACTCAAGATACCCATCAAACACTCATTGACATATGACAATTGTATTTGATTTACAATTCAAGAAGCAATAGTATTGTTATCACTGAGCTGAGTATATCTTCAATGGACTGGGACAGCTGAAACATTTCATGGAGGGGATCCAAAATTCAAAAGAAACCTACATGACAAAACCAGAACCGGTTCCCCTGTTTTAGTGAAAGAACAAGTTGGAGGATTAAAGCAAGGATTCATTTTGACTTCGCAGATTATTGGCAAGTTTCCCGGCCTCATCTTAATGGAAGCCCCACCTATCATTGAACATAGGAATAGAACCTCTTACTTTCTAGCAAAGTCAAGATCACTGATGCAGTAAAGAAGTatgcacattttttttttttttgggggtttttACTATTTACATTTCTCTATCTTCTTATTCTGTTCATCAAATAATAGAAAAACTATACAATATACAATTTTAGATTGTCCAAAGTACTTGTCTGCTTTAATTTTGATAATGCAATGCCGTTGATCTGTCGAACCCTCTCCCTTGAAAGTTCTAACAATCTTCCTATCTCCTTAAAGGACTGAGGGGTCTCTCCA
This portion of the Rosa chinensis cultivar Old Blush chromosome 1, RchiOBHm-V2, whole genome shotgun sequence genome encodes:
- the LOC112179763 gene encoding uncharacterized protein LOC112179763 → MALFTSISASPFSVASPIGRCNLNTFKRFTHPIIASSLSSPSSPESKSSSAPSQTVVSSTDTSANAFPASSRPPEPSFNYALANGSLFARFAKSAESSIERTIFDFRFLALLAVGGSLAGSLLCFLNGCVYIVDAYRVYWGSCVKGHHTGQMVLRLVEAIDVYLAGTVMLIFGMGLYGLFISNVPNDVPSNADRALKGSSLFGMFALKERPKWMKISSLDELKTKVGHVIVMILLVKMFERSKMVQITTGLDLLSYSVCIFLSSASLYILHNLHKEG